From Astatotilapia calliptera chromosome 19, fAstCal1.2, whole genome shotgun sequence, a single genomic window includes:
- the LOC113012396 gene encoding uncharacterized protein LOC113012396 — protein sequence MDPVDSVWYWRPAVSTFLKERERQGARCAWEHESPFDGSRLALGGPRSFQIATATAVPSAVPSGMRGAKRSPSTAVAPQFSGVTPPLLSEFRPCRRGKQRRKKDYVVEDTGLTPLQSFALFLGLPRSELHKLPASSSQPGPPKDFRPGLQEDSQSGLSPSSQSERRSCSRRSASSGQRSNKDSLSHAPPDLMNVTNNKPTPKIVKTTCHARGSKSTNLKGSSGPALPSTRFSSSGGRG from the exons ATGGATCCAGTGGACTCCGTATGGTATTGGCGACCCGCAGTTTCCACCTTCCTcaaggagagggagaggcagGGGGCTAGGTGTGCCTGGGAGCACGAGTCACCATTCGATGGGTCTCGTTTGGCTCTGGGTGGGCCCCGCAGCTTCCAAATTGCGACGGCTACCGCCGTTCCATCAGCTGTTCCGTCAGGGATGCGAGGGGCCAAGCGCTCTCCCTCGACAGCAGTAGCTCCTCAGTTTTCTGGTGTCACTCCACCGCTGCTCTCAGAATTCAGGCCCTGCAGGAGGGGCAAGCAGCGACGAAAGAAGGATTATGTGGTGGAAGACACTGGGCTCACTCCACTGCAatcctttgctttgtttttgggaCTTCCACGTTCGGAGCTACACAAACTTCCCGCCTCTTCGTCCCAGCCCGGCCCACCGAAAGACTTTCGGCCCGGTCTGCAGGAGGATTCGCAGTCTGGCTTATCTCCCTCTTCCCAGAGTGAGCGCCGCTCATGCAGCCGTCGCTCCGCTTCCTCTGGACAGCGGAGCAACAAAGACAGTCTTTCTCATGCTCCTCCTGACCTCATGAACGTAACAAACAATAAACCCACCCCTAAGATTGTGAAGACTACCTGCCATGCAAGGGGATCTAAATCTACAAACTTAAAG GGTAGCTCGGGCCCAGCGTTACCCTCCACCCGTTTCAGTTCCTCGGGTGGGAGGGGTTGA
- the LOC113012774 gene encoding ladderlectin-like encodes MKTVLLLSALLYAALAVPAEDNQQTSAQEFEGAAKPQARFSFCPDGWFSYGPRCFKFINSPRSWFSAEEYCNSLGGNLASVTNLREYSFLQQMTQTAGQTTAWLGGFRLQNQWLWIDREGFYYTNWYSQSSSSSYPCLFLRSTYGWGNTLCTSSYSFICSKNPFGC; translated from the exons ATGAAGACTGTCCTGCTCCTCTCCGCTCTCCTCTATGCTGCACTGGCAG TTCCAGCTGAAGACAATCAGCAGACTTCAG cccAGGAGTTTGAAGGAGCAGCCAAACCTCAAG CTCGTTTTAGCTTCTGTCCAGATGGCTGGTTCAGCTATGGTCCTCGCTGCTTCAAGTTCATCAATAGTCCCAGGTCCTGGTTCTCTGCTGAG GAGTACTGCAATAGTCTGGGTGGCAATCTGGCCTCAGTTACCAACCTCAGAGAGTACAGCTTCCTCCAACAGATGACACAGACAGCGGGTCAGACTACTGCTTGGCTGGGAGGTTTCAGACTGCAG AACCAGTGGCTTTGGATTGACCGTGAGGGTTTCTATTACACCAACTGGTACAGCCAGTCCTCTTCCAGCAGCTACCCTTGCCTCTTCCTACGATCCACCT ATGGTTGGGGTAACACTCTGTGTACTTCCAGTTATTCTTTCATCTGCTCTAAGAATCCATTTGGTTGTTAA